One Desulfuromonadales bacterium DNA window includes the following coding sequences:
- a CDS encoding YfiR family protein, which yields MFGRTTKILAVVLLVGIVATESLALEVTYQYRESQVKTAFLFNFTKFITWPETAFGDSRSPLVLAVFDPELYTVASESLAGRQVGGRGLEVRKVAAIDEALDSHLLFIGAAEASRLDELLAVVAERPILTVSDIDGFAARGGMVELFQEERKLRFGVKLAAVRKAGLNISSEVLHLASFVLAANGGEKR from the coding sequence CACGAAAATTCTTGCGGTCGTCCTGCTCGTCGGCATTGTCGCTACGGAATCTCTCGCTCTGGAAGTGACTTACCAGTACCGGGAATCCCAGGTCAAAACAGCCTTTCTGTTCAATTTCACCAAGTTCATAACCTGGCCGGAGACGGCCTTCGGCGATAGCCGTTCCCCTCTGGTTCTTGCCGTGTTCGACCCGGAACTTTATACAGTTGCCAGCGAATCGCTAGCCGGCCGCCAGGTTGGGGGGCGAGGGCTGGAGGTGCGCAAGGTTGCCGCCATCGATGAGGCACTCGACTCCCACCTCCTGTTCATCGGCGCCGCCGAGGCGTCCCGCCTGGACGAACTCCTGGCGGTGGTGGCGGAGCGGCCGATTCTGACGGTTAGCGACATCGATGGCTTTGCCGCCCGGGGAGGAATGGTCGAGCTGTTCCAGGAAGAACGCAAACTCCGCTTCGGCGTAAAACTGGCAGCCGTCCGGAAGGCCGGCCTGAACATCAGTTCCGAAGTATTGCACCTGGCGTCGTTCGTCCTGGCTGCCAACGGAGGTGAAAAGCGATGA